A genomic segment from Gossypium hirsutum isolate 1008001.06 chromosome D04, Gossypium_hirsutum_v2.1, whole genome shotgun sequence encodes:
- the LOC107898545 gene encoding acetylserotonin O-methyltransferase — protein sequence MGDMEVTIKEEARAEIKIWNYVLGYVKITVVKCAIELGIADVIENYGSPMPLSELATALRCEPSRLHRIMRFMVHDRIFKQEPINQHTIGFSSTPLSRLLIKGGEKSMAAFILLMSGPACLATWHSLSARVLETGNNISPFEVANGKDLWSYAEANPDFRELFNNAMGCHARLTVHATIEGCPEVFNGVESLVDVGGGNGTALSLLVKAFPWIRGINFDLPHVVAVAATSDSIENVGGDMFMSIPNADAAFLMCVLHDWDDEECIKILKKCREAIPEDKGKVVIVEAVLEEDKEDDEIGGVGLMLDTALMAITNKGKERTLKEWSYVLRQSGFTRFNVKPICAVRSVIEAYP from the exons atGGGAGATATGGAAGTGACAATAAAAGAAGAAGCTAGAGCTGAAATAAAGATTTGGAATTATGTGTTAGGATATGTTAAAATAACTGTCGTTAAATGTGCCATTGAGCTTGGGATTGCCGACGTTATTGAAAACTATGGAAGCCCTATGCCACTATCCGAGCTAGCCACTGCCCTCCGATGCGAACCGTCGCGTCTTCATCGCATTATGAGGTTCATGGTCCACGACCGAATATTCAAACAGGAACCCATCAACCAACACACTATAGGCTTCTCATCGACGCCATTGTCTCGTCTTTTGATAAAAGGTGGAGAAAAATCCATGGCTGCTTTCATATTGCTCATGTCCGGCCCTGCTTGCTTAGCAACCTGGCATAGTCTTAGTGCTCGAGTCCTTGAAACCGGCAATAATATCTCACCATTTGAAGTAGCAAATGGGAAAGATCTATGGAGCTACGCCGAGGCGAACCCCGACTTTAGAGAACTCTTTAACAACGCCATGGGTTGCCATGCTAGACTGACGGTACATGCGACAATCGAAGGATGTCCCGAAGTGTTTAACGGAGTCGAAAGCTTGGTCGATGTCGGTGGTGGTAACGGGACTGCTTTGAGCCTTTTAGTCAAGGCATTCCCATGGATTCGAGGCATCAACTTTGATCTCCCTCATGTCGTCGCCGTTGCAGCAACATCCGATAGCATTGAAAACGTAGGAGGAGACATGTTCATGTCTATCCCAAACGCCGACGCAGCGTTTCTCATG TGTGTATTGCATGATTGGGACGACGAGGAATGcattaaaatcctaaaaaaatGTCGAGAAGCCATTCCAGAAGATAAAGGGAAGGTTGTAATCGTTGAAGCAGTTCTTGAAGAAGATAAAGAAGACGACGAGATAGGTGGCGTAGGGTTGATGCTAGACACGGCGCTGATGGCTATTACAAATAAAGGGAAAGAGAGGACCTTAAAGGAATGGAGTTATGTTCTTCGACAATCTGGTTTTACACGATTCAACGTTAAACCTATATGTGCAGTTCGATCCGTCATCGAAGCTTAtccttag
- the LOC107898544 gene encoding F-box protein SKIP23 isoform X1, translated as MADWTQLPKELLELISKRLGTHYDVIRFRSVCSTWRSAVTAPNRCRNRFAPRFPLLPISSQFSLSKRSVFLLGSPTTSTQTNASSPSSWVIKIEEDPMNGRVQLLNPLSRSRFDSLPDNFPKPLNLLDFRVLELGEEYVLHYLTHHSVGNLYMEKVVLSCLDDNVNDFIILTIHVSGKLAMFKSSVKKWAIIQDMPSPFDDVILYKGNFYAVDNTGRTVVVGLDFETNLIAMPVFGGDKKFLVDSKGELLLVDMYLSIESEPGSSSSSAGFGFVEEYFENLALYMNERMVKFKVFKLDDAGKQWVEAKDLDDRVLFLGDGCTFSASIEDLSVCRGNCIIYVDNFFYSLGEEDGASEHCDVGVFDLESGSIGPLTKFPQFSELFWPPPLWISSTTASDAQINVGESA; from the exons ATGGCAGATTGGACCCAACTCCCCAAGGAACTACTAGAACTTATTTCCAAACGCCTAGGAACCCACTATGACGTCATCCGTTTCCGTTCCGTTTGCTCCACCTGGCGCTCCGCCGTTACTGCCCCCAACCGCTGCCGCAACCGCTTCGCTCCCCGTTTCCCGCTTCTCCCTATTTCCTCCCAATTCTCCCTCTCAAAGCGCTCCGTATTCCTCCTCGGATCACCCACAACTAGTACCCAAACAAACGCTTCGAGCCCCTCCTCGTGGGTAATCAAAATCGAAGAAGATCCGATGAACGGCAGAGTCCAGCTTTTGAACCCTCTCTCAAGGTCTCGTTTCGATTCTCTCCCTGATAATTTCCCCAAACCTTTAAATTTGTTGGATTTTAGGGTTCTTGAATTGGGTGAAGAGTATGTGCTTCATTATTTAACTCATCACAGTGTGGGCAACTTGTACATGGAAAAAGTTGTCCTATCTTGTTTAGATGATAATGTTAACGATTTCATTATACTTACAATTCATGTTTCTGGGAAATTAGCAATGTTTAAATCTAGTGTTAAGAAATGGGCTATAATTCAAGACATGCCATCTCCTTTTGACGATGTGATATTATATAAAGGGAATTTTTATGCTGTTGATAATACTGGTAGGACTGTGGTAGTGGGATTGGATTTCGAGACAAATTTGATTGCTATGCCTGTTTTTGGTGGCGATAAGAAGTTTTTGGTTGATTCAAAGGGTGAGTTATTGTTGGTTGATATGTATTTGAGCATTGAATCTGAGCCAGGTTCGTCTTCTTCTTCGGCCGGTTTCGGGTTCGTCGAGGAGTATTTTGAAAACCTTGCTTTGTATATGAACGAGAGGATGGTTaagtttaaggtttttaagttgGATGATGCTGGTAAGCAGTGGGTTGAAGCTAAGGATTTGGACGATCGTGTGTTGTTTTTAGGTGATGGTTGCACCTTTTCTGCTTCAATAGAAGATTTATCCGTGTGTAGAGGGAATTGCATAATCTATGTGGATAATTTCTTTTATTCGCTCGGGGAAGAAGATGGGGCGTCGGAGCATTGTGATGTAGGTGTATTTGATTTGGAAAGCGGTTCTATAGGACCATTAACAAAGTTTCCTCAATTTTCCGAGCTATTCTGGCCACCACCTCTTTGGATTTCATCCACAACAGCATCGGAT GCACAAATAAACGTCGGAGAATCGGCCTAG
- the LOC107898544 gene encoding F-box protein SKIP23 isoform X2, whose protein sequence is MADWTQLPKELLELISKRLGTHYDVIRFRSVCSTWRSAVTAPNRCRNRFAPRFPLLPISSQFSLSKRSVFLLGSPTTSTQTNASSPSSWVIKIEEDPMNGRVQLLNPLSRSRFDSLPDNFPKPLNLLDFRVLELGEEYVLHYLTHHSVGNLYMEKVVLSCLDDNVNDFIILTIHVSGKLAMFKSSVKKWAIIQDMPSPFDDVILYKGNFYAVDNTGRTVVVGLDFETNLIAMPVFGGDKKFLVDSKGELLLVDMYLSIESEPGSSSSSAGFGFVEEYFENLALYMNERMVKFKVFKLDDAGKQWVEAKDLDDRVLFLGDGCTFSASIEDLSVCRGNCIIYVDNFFYSLGEEDGASEHCDVGVFDLESGSIGPLTKFPQFSELFWPPPLWISSTTASDLRFGQLR, encoded by the exons ATGGCAGATTGGACCCAACTCCCCAAGGAACTACTAGAACTTATTTCCAAACGCCTAGGAACCCACTATGACGTCATCCGTTTCCGTTCCGTTTGCTCCACCTGGCGCTCCGCCGTTACTGCCCCCAACCGCTGCCGCAACCGCTTCGCTCCCCGTTTCCCGCTTCTCCCTATTTCCTCCCAATTCTCCCTCTCAAAGCGCTCCGTATTCCTCCTCGGATCACCCACAACTAGTACCCAAACAAACGCTTCGAGCCCCTCCTCGTGGGTAATCAAAATCGAAGAAGATCCGATGAACGGCAGAGTCCAGCTTTTGAACCCTCTCTCAAGGTCTCGTTTCGATTCTCTCCCTGATAATTTCCCCAAACCTTTAAATTTGTTGGATTTTAGGGTTCTTGAATTGGGTGAAGAGTATGTGCTTCATTATTTAACTCATCACAGTGTGGGCAACTTGTACATGGAAAAAGTTGTCCTATCTTGTTTAGATGATAATGTTAACGATTTCATTATACTTACAATTCATGTTTCTGGGAAATTAGCAATGTTTAAATCTAGTGTTAAGAAATGGGCTATAATTCAAGACATGCCATCTCCTTTTGACGATGTGATATTATATAAAGGGAATTTTTATGCTGTTGATAATACTGGTAGGACTGTGGTAGTGGGATTGGATTTCGAGACAAATTTGATTGCTATGCCTGTTTTTGGTGGCGATAAGAAGTTTTTGGTTGATTCAAAGGGTGAGTTATTGTTGGTTGATATGTATTTGAGCATTGAATCTGAGCCAGGTTCGTCTTCTTCTTCGGCCGGTTTCGGGTTCGTCGAGGAGTATTTTGAAAACCTTGCTTTGTATATGAACGAGAGGATGGTTaagtttaaggtttttaagttgGATGATGCTGGTAAGCAGTGGGTTGAAGCTAAGGATTTGGACGATCGTGTGTTGTTTTTAGGTGATGGTTGCACCTTTTCTGCTTCAATAGAAGATTTATCCGTGTGTAGAGGGAATTGCATAATCTATGTGGATAATTTCTTTTATTCGCTCGGGGAAGAAGATGGGGCGTCGGAGCATTGTGATGTAGGTGTATTTGATTTGGAAAGCGGTTCTATAGGACCATTAACAAAGTTTCCTCAATTTTCCGAGCTATTCTGGCCACCACCTCTTTGGATTTCATCCACAACAGCATCGGAT TTGCGATTTGGACAATTGCGTTAA
- the LOC107898007 gene encoding uncharacterized protein, translating to MHAESDSDGTSIDVSWATRSPSRRPFYYVQSPSNPDVEKISYGSSPMASPTYNNYHYHQCSSFNHSRESSTSRFSVSGNIPRTLSGWKHEQIGHGDDDNDEEDDDGRSNSNNVRLLYVFCLVLVLLVVFAVVVLIRWDARKRYEPEIFVKRIVFENLYYQAGNDESGVPTDMLSLNSTVTISYRNLAAFYAFHVTSTPLALHHFQLKLASGKMEEFTQPRKSDRTVKTIVAGHQVPLYGGIPVLVDTRPHLNRISVPLNLTFMVKSRTYILGTMVKTKFYGGFICCFTFKGNKLGESLNLTDSCIYQ from the exons ATGCATGCAGAGAGTGATTCAGATGGAACGAGCATTGATGTGTCATGGGCAACAAGGTCACCGTCGAGAAGACCATTTTACTATGTTCAAAGCCCTTCCAACCCTGACGTTGAAAAAATTTCATATGGTTCAAGCCCTATGGCATCACCAACTTACAATAATTATCATTACCACCAATGCTCTTCCTTTAACCATTCTAGGGAGTCATCCACTTCGAGGTTCTCGGTTTCCGGTAACATCCCGAGGACTCTTTCGGGTTGGAAGCACGAACAGATTGGTCATGGTGATGATGATAATGACGAGGAGGACGATGATGGCCGCAGCAATAGTAATAATGTGAGGCTTCTTTATGTTTTTTGCCTCGTTTTAGTGTTGCTTGTGGTGTTTGCTGTGGTGGTTTTGATTAGGTGGGATGCTAGGAAGAGATATGAGCCTGAAATCTTCGttaag CGCATAGTGTTTGAGAACTTGTATTATCAGGCAGGAAATGATGAATCAGGGGTGCCAACAGATATGCTTTCACTTAATTCGACAGTCACGATTTCATACAGAAATCTAGCTGCTTTCTATGCCTTCCACGTCACCTCTACTCCTTTAGCGCTTCACCATTTCCAGCTCAAACTTGCTTCTGGAAAG ATGGAGGAGTTCACTCAACCAAGAAAGAGTGATCGGACAGTGAAGACAATTGTGGCAGGGCATCAAGTTCCATTATATGGTGGGATACCGGTTCTTGTGGACACTAGACCGCATCTGAACCGGATTTCAGTGCCTTTGAACCTCACTTTCATGGTGAAATCAAGAACTTACATTTTGGGCACAATGGTGAAAACCAAGTTCTATGGTGGATTCATATGCTGTTTCACATTCAAAGGAAATAAACTTGGGGAATCCCTTAATCTTACAGATTCATGTATTTATCAGTGA
- the LOC107898542 gene encoding expansin-like A2 isoform X1, with protein sequence MALFICFLSLLLFSSATACDRCLYQSKAAYFSKANALSSGACGYGSLALGLSGGHLAAGVSSLYKDGAGCGACFQIRCNNSTLCSSKGTNVTITDINHNNQTGFVLSTRAFMAMANHGMGQHILKLGTVEVEYKRIPCEYKNQNLAVRVEESSQKPNYLAIKLLYQGGQTEIVAIDVAQVKVKFQRLFIIFKVGSSNWNFMKRNHGAVWDTSRAPNGALQFRFVVTSGYDGKWIWAKTVLPADWKSGVVYDSGVQINDIAKEGCFHCDYSHW encoded by the exons ATGGCTCTCTTTATTTGCTTCTTATcccttcttctcttttcttctgcTACCGCTTGTGATCGTTGCCTGTACCAATCCAAGGCTGCTTATTTCTCCAAAGCCAATGCACTTTCAT CTGGAGCTTGTGGATATGGTTCCTTGGCATTAGGCTTAAGTGGTGGCCACCTTGCGGCTGGTGTTTCCTCTCTTTACAAAGATGGAGCTGGTTGTGGTGCCTGCTTTCAG ATAAGGTGCAATAATTCAACACTATGTAGTAGTAAAGGGACAAACGTGACAATAACTGATATCAATCACAATAATCAAACAGGTTTTGTGCTTAGCACAAGAGCTTTCATGGCCATGGCTAACCATGGTATGGGCCAACACATATTGAAACTTGGAACTGTAGAAGTTGAATATAAAAG GATACCTTGTGAATACAAAAACCAAAACTTAGCTGTTAGAGTTGAAGAATCAAGCCAAAAACCAAATTATTTGGCAATTAAATTGCTGTACCAGGGAGGCCAAACAGAGATTGTAGCCATTGATGTAGCTCAGGTTAAAGTCAAATTTCAAAGATTGTTTATAATTTTCAAG GTTGGTTCTTCAAATTGGAATTTCATGAAAAGAAACCATGGGGCAGTGTGGGATACAAGTAGGGCTCCAAATGGTGCATTGCAGTTTAGATTTGTGGTAACATCTGGATATGATGGGAAGTGGATTTGGGCTAAAACTGTGCTTCCAGCTGATTGGAAAAGTGGAGTTGTTTATGATTCCGGGGTTCAAATCAATGACATCGCAAAAGAAGGTTGCTTTCACTGCGATTACAGCCATTGGTGA
- the LOC107898542 gene encoding expansin-like A2 isoform X2: MALFICFLSLLLFSSATACDRCLYQSKAAYFSKANALSSGACGYGSLALGLSGGHLAAGVSSLYKDGAGCGACFQIRCNNSTLCSSKGTNVTITDINHNNQTGFVLSTRAFMAMANHGMGQHILKLGTVEVEYKRIPCEYKNQNLAVRVEESSQKPNYLAIKLLYQGGQTEIVAIDVAQVGSSNWNFMKRNHGAVWDTSRAPNGALQFRFVVTSGYDGKWIWAKTVLPADWKSGVVYDSGVQINDIAKEGCFHCDYSHW; encoded by the exons ATGGCTCTCTTTATTTGCTTCTTATcccttcttctcttttcttctgcTACCGCTTGTGATCGTTGCCTGTACCAATCCAAGGCTGCTTATTTCTCCAAAGCCAATGCACTTTCAT CTGGAGCTTGTGGATATGGTTCCTTGGCATTAGGCTTAAGTGGTGGCCACCTTGCGGCTGGTGTTTCCTCTCTTTACAAAGATGGAGCTGGTTGTGGTGCCTGCTTTCAG ATAAGGTGCAATAATTCAACACTATGTAGTAGTAAAGGGACAAACGTGACAATAACTGATATCAATCACAATAATCAAACAGGTTTTGTGCTTAGCACAAGAGCTTTCATGGCCATGGCTAACCATGGTATGGGCCAACACATATTGAAACTTGGAACTGTAGAAGTTGAATATAAAAG GATACCTTGTGAATACAAAAACCAAAACTTAGCTGTTAGAGTTGAAGAATCAAGCCAAAAACCAAATTATTTGGCAATTAAATTGCTGTACCAGGGAGGCCAAACAGAGATTGTAGCCATTGATGTAGCTCAG GTTGGTTCTTCAAATTGGAATTTCATGAAAAGAAACCATGGGGCAGTGTGGGATACAAGTAGGGCTCCAAATGGTGCATTGCAGTTTAGATTTGTGGTAACATCTGGATATGATGGGAAGTGGATTTGGGCTAAAACTGTGCTTCCAGCTGATTGGAAAAGTGGAGTTGTTTATGATTCCGGGGTTCAAATCAATGACATCGCAAAAGAAGGTTGCTTTCACTGCGATTACAGCCATTGGTGA
- the LOC107898313 gene encoding uncharacterized protein — protein sequence MGSSALNQKSNFNARSNSLPSRPHPLIPQIDEHLRRLKSDESAASSSSITGKLSGLRDLYELVHSLLITQKSLAQNYNGNNELLLNGSLKLLDVCGLAKDVLLQAKEDTQQLQSSFRRRRSGDDAIFANEVKAYLASRKKANKLINKSLRDLKISKCGFANVDEPTCSMLRDVEGVTFAVFESVFSYITATTPEPKLNNWSLVSKLMHSKRVTCEGRVSGTNEFERVNAMLCGLIGYKSKKCGDMSNENAVVELQKLETSIEDVEDGIEFVLRLLIKTRVSILNILSH from the coding sequence ATGGGTTCTTCAGCTTTGAACCAAAAATCCAATTTCAATGCTCGTTCAAACAGTTTGCCTTCTAGACCTCATCCACTCATTCCTCAAATAGACGAGCATTTACGTAGGCTAAAATCCGATGAATCCGCCGCTTCTTCATCGTCGATTACCGGAAAACTAAGTGGTCTAAGAGATCTGTATGAGTTGGTTCATAGTTTGCTTATCACACAAAAATCCTTAGCCCAAAACTACAATGGCAATAATGAGTTGTTGTTGAATGGATCTCTTAAGCTGTTGGATGTTTGTGGTTTAGCCAAGGATGTTTTGTTGCAGGCCAAGGAAGATACCCAACAACTTCAATCGAGTTTCCGAAGACGAAGAAGCGGAGACGATGCCATTTTCGCAAATGAAGTTAAGGCTTACTTAGCATCAAGGAAGAAAGCAAACAAGTTAATAAACAAGTCTTTGAGAGACTTAAAGATAAGTAAATGTGGCTTTGCTAATGTTGATGAACCTACATGTAGCATGTTGAGAGATGTTGAAGGGGTTACTTTCGCAGTGTTCGAATCGGTTTTTTCCTATATAACAGCGACAACACCGGAACCGAAATTGAACAACTGGTCCTTGGTGTCGAAGTTGATGCACTCGAAACGTGTAACCTGCGAGGGACGAGTTTCGGGGACGAACGAATTCGAGAGAGTGAATGCAATGTTGTGTGGTCTAATTGGGTATAAGAGTAAGAAATGTGGTGATATGAGCAATGAGAATGCAGTGGTTGAGTTGCAGAAACTTGAGACAAGCATTGAAGATGTTGAAGATGGAATTGAATTTGTGCTTAGGCTTTTGATTAAAACTAGAGTTTCTATTCTCAATATCCTTAGCCATTGA